A window of Danaus plexippus chromosome 12, MEX_DaPlex, whole genome shotgun sequence contains these coding sequences:
- the LOC116772413 gene encoding uncharacterized protein LOC116772413 → MSSEMRLVQEIEKFECLYNSCLPEYNRKDLTEEAWAQVSYSTDLTVAECKEKWRNIRSSLLRNLKPSEKSRKPYYLMPFLHFVMPFLKPINNPETKDELNLLRTATKEPDIYLCTVKSEDECQLMCDTQSFINTTVMSDDETQSDPLLSQSISLPQKRRNRESTYGVTNKRLAQKEIYTEMSSSMSTIEPPRTSNESMRYFLLSLLPELETMSEEQIRQFKIKTMMAIDNIKSNVDKETANFQLNTERLQKKLINLLIKKLAKN, encoded by the exons ATGTCGTCTGAAATGCGACTGGTTCAGGAAATAGAAAAGTTTGAGTGTTTATACAACAGCTGCCTACCAGAATATAATCGTAAGGATTTAACAGAGGAGGCGTGGGCACAAGTGTCCTATAGCACTGATTTAACAG ttgcTGAATGTAAAGAGAAATGGAGAAATATTAGAAGTTCACTTCTGAGAAATCTTAAGCCAAGTGAAAAGAGTCGAAAACCATACTATTTAATGCCGTTTCTTCATTTCGTCATGCCATTCTTAAAACCAATTAACAACCCTGAAACCAAAGACGAACTTAATTTACTTCGAACAGCAACAAAGGAGCcggatatatatttatgtactgtGAAATCAGAAGATGAGTGTCAATTAATGTGTGACACTCAGTCATTCATCAATACAACAGTCATGTCTGATGACGAAACACAAAGCGATCCATTACTGTCCCAATCGATCTCGTTGCCTCAAAAGAGAAGGAACAGAGAAAGTACATACGGTGTGACGAATAAGAGACTTGctcaaaaagaaatttataccGAAATGAGTAGTTCAATGTCAACAATCGAGCCCCCGAGGACTAGTAACGAGTCAATgagatatttcttattaagtcTCTTGCCTGAATTAGAAACAATGTCAGAAGAACAAATACGACAATTCAAAATCAAAACGATGATGGCCATTGATAACATAAAGTCTAATGTTGACAAAGAAACTGCTAATTTTCAATTGAATACGGAGCGCCTTCAAAAGAAACTCATCAATTTACTCATAAAAAAACTTGCCAAAAACtga